From Candidatus Nanoarchaeia archaeon, one genomic window encodes:
- a CDS encoding NMD3-related protein translates to MEHIDYFEGTLQLRDVTKAHLDFVLAQTTKDKRARIASLKKVKGGYDLQFSSNKYLRQMGRLLVAKYQGELKESVRLFSRNRLTQKDIYRLTVMFRPLAFKKGDAIIYKGEHCTIVAVGSHILAKPMSGRKIRIRFSEQQAIRRDSCTHQ, encoded by the coding sequence ATGGAGCATATCGACTATTTCGAGGGAACGCTTCAGCTGAGGGATGTCACTAAGGCTCACCTTGATTTTGTCCTGGCGCAGACTACAAAAGACAAGAGAGCTAGGATTGCCTCGCTCAAGAAAGTGAAGGGCGGTTATGACCTGCAATTCTCATCAAACAAATACCTCCGCCAGATGGGAAGGCTCCTTGTAGCAAAATACCAGGGCGAACTTAAGGAATCAGTGCGCCTCTTCTCCAGAAACCGGCTGACGCAAAAGGACATCTACCGCCTTACAGTGATGTTCAGGCCGCTCGCATTCAAGAAAGGAGACGCCATCATATACAAAGGAGAGCACTGCACCATTGTTGCTGTTGGGAGCCACATTCTGGCAAAGCCAATGTCAGGAAGGAAAATCCGGATCAGGTTCTCAGAGCAGCAGGCTATAAGGCGCGATTCCTGTACTCATCAATAA